A single window of Bacteroides intestinalis DSM 17393 DNA harbors:
- a CDS encoding MATE family efflux transporter, whose product MTGQKAPTALGTEQIGKLLMQYAVPAIIAMTASSLYNMVDSIFIGHGVGTMAISGLALTFPLMNLAAAFGSLVGVGASTLVSVKLGQKDYDTAQRILGNVLVLNIVLGLAFTVVTMIFLDPILYFFGGSDETVKYAREYMQIILLGNVVTHLYLGLNAVLRSSGHPQKAMYATIATVVINTILDPLFIYGFDWGIRGAAIATIIAQVISLLWQFKIFSNKDELLHFHRGIFRLRRKIVMDSLAIGMSPFLMNLAACFIVIVINQGLKRYGGDLSIGAFGIVNRLVFIFVMIVMGLNQGMQPIAGYNFGAQQYARVSRVLKLTIIFATVVTTSGFLMGMIIPDLVVSIFTSDEELIAISARGLRIVVMFFPIIGFQMVTSNFFQSIGMASKAIFLSLTRQMLFLLPALIILPRFFGAAGVWYSMPVSDLLASLVAMVMLVSQFRKFKRGEG is encoded by the coding sequence ATGACAGGACAAAAGGCACCCACAGCGTTGGGAACAGAACAGATTGGAAAGCTACTGATGCAATATGCCGTACCGGCAATTATCGCTATGACGGCATCTTCTTTATATAATATGGTGGATAGCATTTTTATCGGTCACGGAGTAGGCACAATGGCTATTTCGGGATTGGCGCTAACTTTTCCCCTGATGAATCTTGCTGCTGCGTTTGGCTCGTTGGTAGGAGTTGGAGCTTCCACATTGGTTTCGGTTAAACTGGGACAAAAAGATTACGATACAGCCCAACGTATTTTGGGTAATGTACTGGTGCTAAATATCGTGCTGGGATTGGCATTTACGGTTGTTACGATGATATTCCTCGATCCCATCCTTTACTTCTTTGGGGGTAGTGACGAAACAGTGAAGTACGCCCGCGAATACATGCAGATTATTTTGCTGGGCAATGTCGTCACCCATCTTTATCTTGGCTTAAATGCTGTTCTACGCTCTTCCGGACATCCGCAAAAGGCAATGTACGCCACTATCGCTACAGTAGTCATCAATACGATACTTGACCCTTTGTTTATTTACGGTTTCGACTGGGGGATTCGTGGAGCTGCTATTGCCACCATCATAGCACAGGTTATTTCACTGTTGTGGCAATTCAAGATATTCAGTAACAAAGACGAACTGCTACATTTCCATCGCGGTATATTCCGCCTGCGCCGTAAGATTGTGATGGATTCGCTTGCTATCGGTATGTCTCCTTTCCTGATGAATCTGGCAGCATGTTTTATTGTAATTGTCATTAATCAGGGGTTGAAGCGCTATGGCGGAGACTTGTCTATCGGTGCATTCGGTATTGTCAACCGCCTGGTATTTATATTCGTAATGATCGTGATGGGATTGAATCAGGGCATGCAGCCTATTGCCGGATATAACTTTGGTGCGCAGCAATATGCACGTGTTTCCCGGGTGCTGAAACTGACTATAATCTTTGCTACGGTTGTCACCACATCCGGTTTCCTGATGGGGATGATTATACCCGATCTGGTGGTTTCCATATTTACTTCTGACGAAGAACTGATAGCTATTTCGGCACGTGGACTACGTATTGTAGTGATGTTCTTCCCGATAATCGGTTTCCAGATGGTGACGTCGAATTTCTTCCAGAGTATCGGGATGGCGAGCAAGGCTATCTTTTTGTCTCTTACCCGCCAGATGCTTTTCTTGCTTCCGGCACTGATAATTCTACCTCGTTTCTTCGGTGCGGCCGGTGTTTGGTATAGTATGCCGGTTTCCGATTTGCTTGCCAGTTTGGTGGCAATGGTGATGTTGGTTAGCCAGTTCCGTAAATTTAAAAGAGGCGAAGGATAG